Proteins from a single region of Rhodobacteraceae bacterium LMO-JJ12:
- a CDS encoding MBL fold metallo-hydrolase, with the protein MDAQPSPLTYPWETLPAEGEAIRVAEGVLWIRLPLPMALDHVNIYALDDGDSWTIVDTGVYSDRSVAIWEKLLVGPLKGKPVGRVLLTHHHPDHIGMAGWLIERGAELLMTRTAYLMARMLILDLEERPTRQSEIFWRAAGMDADHLQKRMSERPFNFADICAPIPVGYTRLQQGDMLNAAGRNWDIHIGNGHAPEHLTLWSQDDHLVIAGDQIISSISPNIGVFPNEPEADPLADWLESCERLGKLARPDHLVFSGHKLPFTGLPHRMYQLADNHHSALERLVAHLDRERVAADCFAPLFKRRVDEGIFGLALVETIAHLNHLHQTGRATRQWRDDGAWLWRASK; encoded by the coding sequence ATGGATGCTCAGCCCAGCCCGTTGACCTACCCTTGGGAAACCCTTCCGGCTGAGGGGGAGGCGATCCGCGTCGCGGAAGGTGTGCTCTGGATCCGCCTGCCGTTGCCGATGGCGTTGGATCACGTGAACATCTATGCGCTGGATGATGGCGACAGTTGGACCATCGTGGACACCGGAGTCTACAGCGACCGCTCAGTCGCGATTTGGGAAAAACTGCTTGTCGGGCCACTGAAGGGCAAACCGGTTGGCCGCGTTTTGCTGACCCACCACCATCCCGATCACATCGGCATGGCAGGATGGCTGATTGAGCGCGGTGCAGAGCTTTTGATGACGCGCACCGCCTATTTGATGGCACGGATGCTTATCCTCGATCTTGAGGAGCGCCCGACCCGTCAGTCGGAAATCTTCTGGCGCGCGGCTGGCATGGATGCGGATCATCTTCAAAAACGCATGAGCGAGCGGCCGTTTAATTTTGCCGATATCTGCGCCCCGATCCCCGTCGGCTATACGCGGCTGCAACAGGGCGATATGCTGAATGCGGCCGGTCGCAACTGGGACATCCACATTGGCAACGGCCATGCGCCCGAACATCTGACGCTTTGGAGTCAAGACGATCATCTGGTTATAGCAGGCGATCAGATCATCAGTTCGATCAGCCCCAATATCGGTGTTTTCCCGAACGAGCCCGAGGCCGACCCTCTGGCGGATTGGTTGGAAAGCTGCGAACGGTTGGGCAAGTTGGCGCGGCCTGATCATCTCGTGTTTTCTGGCCACAAACTGCCCTTCACCGGCTTGCCACACCGCATGTACCAACTAGCCGACAATCACCATTCGGCTTTGGAACGTCTGGTGGCACATCTCGACAGAGAGCGCGTCGCCGCCGACTGTTTTGCGCCGCTTTTCAAGCGCAGGGTGGATGAAGGGATTTTCGGCTTGGCGCTGGTTGAGACGATTGCCCATTTGAACCACTTGCACCAGACCGGTCGCGCCACGAGACAGTGGCGCGACGATGGTGCCTGGCTATGGCGCGCGTCGAAGTAG
- a CDS encoding YqgE/AlgH family protein, protein MTRAFDPADIDLTGQILIAMPGMGDPRFDKSVIFMCAHSPEGAMGLIVNKPTGDLRLKDLVAQLEIGDGACARDRGVHFGGPVEPGRGFVLHSGDYTSEISTLFVGDDFGMTATLDVLEELAAGTGPERAIMALGYAGWGPGQLENEILSNGWLTCDASLSLVFDEADAAKWGAALKTLGVDPISLSAAAGHA, encoded by the coding sequence ATGACACGTGCATTTGACCCTGCCGATATTGACCTCACAGGTCAGATTTTGATCGCCATGCCCGGCATGGGCGACCCCCGTTTTGACAAAAGCGTGATCTTCATGTGCGCGCATTCCCCCGAAGGCGCGATGGGGTTGATCGTGAACAAACCGACCGGAGATCTGAGGCTCAAGGATCTGGTGGCGCAACTTGAGATCGGCGATGGCGCCTGCGCGCGCGATCGCGGCGTGCATTTTGGAGGGCCGGTTGAGCCAGGGCGTGGGTTTGTGCTGCACTCGGGTGATTACACCTCAGAAATATCAACTCTTTTCGTAGGCGATGATTTCGGCATGACCGCCACGCTGGATGTGCTGGAAGAACTGGCCGCTGGTACCGGTCCAGAGCGCGCGATCATGGCACTGGGCTATGCCGGCTGGGGGCCGGGACAACTCGAAAACGAGATACTATCCAACGGCTGGCTCACTTGCGATGCAAGCCTGTCACTCGTCTTTGATGAGGCGGATGCGGCCAAATGGGGCGCCGCGCTGAAAACTCTCGGTGTCGATCCGATAAGCCTTTCGGCTGCCGCTGGTCACGCCTGA
- a CDS encoding acyl-CoA dehydrogenase, producing MPYRAPVSDVTYLLDNVVGFSQVSKTERFAEAGSDMVQAILGEAGRLCDEVLAPLQRIGDLHPARLENGVVRTSPGFADGYRAIKEGGWVSISGSPEQGGMGLPMTITTAVNDMMSGACLSLQLNPLMTQGQIEALEHHASDQLKALYLPKLMTGEWCGTMNLTEPQAGSDVGALRSKAVPNGDGSFAVSGQKIFISWGDNDFSENICHLVLARLPDGVPGTKGISLFLVPKFIPDENGNPGKANSLRVVSLEHKLGLHGSPTAVMEFDGATGWLVGPEHGGMAAMFTMMNNARLGVGVQGVGVAEGSYQHALAYAQERKQGRTPVDGGSGTIIDHADVRRMLITMKAEVFAARAIALSCAVAIDMSNVTGEKDWLARAAFLTPIAKAFGTETGIRVAEMGVQVHGGMGFIEETGAAQYARDVRVTAIYEGTNGIQSMDLVGRKLMDGGEAAAALLDEVETHAESVRSQHPRMAEAVWNATETLREATEWMVAQKDMNERFAGSVPFLMAYGRVLGAHYHLKAACAEEGDGRRTRLARSYITRLLPDHAANLAHAMAGANDLYALSQEDLAQ from the coding sequence ATGCCCTATCGTGCGCCCGTCTCAGATGTCACCTACCTTCTGGACAATGTGGTCGGCTTTTCCCAAGTTTCAAAGACCGAACGATTTGCAGAAGCCGGCTCCGACATGGTGCAGGCGATTCTGGGCGAAGCCGGGCGGCTCTGTGATGAGGTACTGGCCCCGCTGCAACGCATTGGCGATCTGCATCCGGCCCGCCTTGAAAACGGTGTGGTGCGCACCAGCCCCGGATTTGCCGATGGCTATCGCGCGATCAAAGAAGGCGGTTGGGTCTCGATCTCAGGCTCGCCCGAGCAAGGCGGAATGGGTCTGCCGATGACGATCACCACCGCCGTCAACGACATGATGAGCGGCGCGTGCCTGTCGCTGCAACTCAACCCGCTGATGACCCAGGGCCAGATTGAGGCGCTGGAGCATCATGCGTCTGATCAACTCAAGGCGTTATACTTGCCCAAGCTGATGACCGGCGAATGGTGTGGCACGATGAACCTGACCGAGCCGCAGGCTGGATCGGACGTAGGCGCGTTGCGCTCCAAGGCGGTCCCCAATGGTGACGGATCTTTCGCCGTTTCAGGCCAGAAAATCTTCATTTCTTGGGGCGATAACGATTTTTCCGAAAACATCTGTCATCTGGTCTTGGCCCGGCTTCCCGACGGGGTGCCAGGCACCAAGGGGATCAGTCTCTTTCTGGTGCCCAAGTTCATTCCGGACGAGAACGGCAATCCCGGCAAAGCCAACAGCCTGCGAGTGGTCAGCCTGGAGCACAAGCTGGGCCTGCATGGCAGCCCCACGGCAGTGATGGAATTTGACGGTGCCACCGGTTGGCTGGTTGGCCCCGAGCATGGCGGTATGGCCGCTATGTTCACGATGATGAACAATGCACGCCTGGGTGTTGGCGTTCAGGGCGTCGGCGTGGCTGAAGGTTCCTATCAACACGCATTGGCCTATGCTCAGGAGCGCAAACAGGGCCGCACCCCGGTAGACGGGGGTAGTGGCACGATCATTGATCACGCAGACGTTCGCCGCATGCTGATTACCATGAAGGCCGAGGTTTTCGCCGCGCGCGCCATCGCGCTTTCCTGCGCAGTGGCCATTGATATGAGCAATGTCACCGGCGAAAAGGATTGGTTGGCGCGGGCGGCGTTTCTCACGCCGATTGCCAAGGCCTTTGGCACAGAAACCGGCATCCGCGTGGCCGAGATGGGGGTGCAGGTGCATGGCGGCATGGGCTTCATTGAGGAAACCGGCGCGGCGCAATATGCCCGCGATGTGCGGGTGACGGCGATCTATGAGGGGACCAATGGCATTCAATCGATGGATCTTGTTGGCCGCAAGCTGATGGATGGCGGCGAGGCAGCTGCTGCGCTTCTGGACGAGGTTGAAACCCATGCCGAATCGGTGCGCAGCCAACACCCGCGTATGGCCGAAGCGGTGTGGAACGCCACGGAAACGCTACGTGAAGCCACCGAATGGATGGTGGCGCAAAAGGACATGAACGAACGTTTCGCTGGGTCGGTGCCGTTCCTGATGGCGTATGGGCGTGTTCTGGGCGCGCATTACCATCTCAAGGCCGCATGTGCCGAGGAGGGAGACGGACGACGCACCCGATTGGCGCGGTCCTATATTACACGGCTCTTGCCGGATCATGCGGCGAACCTTGCCCATGCAATGGCTGGCGCCAATGATCTCTATGCCCTGTCTCAGGAAGATCTTGCACAATGA
- a CDS encoding threonylcarbamoyl-AMP synthase — MLTKRLSPTAEGISAAAAGLRAGCLVAFPTETVYGLGADACDDRAVARIFEAKGRPRFNPLIVHVANIDAARCLVKWNDAAETLASQFWPGPLTLVLPIRDDTGVSPLVSAGQPSLALRVPAHPLAHALLAAFDGPVAAPSANPSGRISPTTADHVQAGLAGRIETILDGGPCGVGVESTILGLTGLPTLLRPGGLAQEEIEAALGVSLVAHSGGITSPGQLASHYAPGATVRLNATAKHSGEKLLGFGQAQDADLNLSPSGDLVEAAANLFSMLHTIDDGQTPIAVSAVPESGLGRAINDRLRRAAAPREG; from the coding sequence ATGTTGACCAAACGCCTCTCTCCGACAGCCGAGGGCATTTCCGCCGCCGCCGCAGGCTTGCGCGCGGGCTGCCTTGTGGCGTTCCCGACCGAAACGGTCTATGGCCTTGGCGCCGATGCCTGTGATGACCGCGCGGTGGCGCGGATTTTCGAAGCCAAGGGGCGTCCCCGGTTCAACCCGCTTATCGTTCACGTTGCCAATATCGACGCAGCGCGCTGCCTGGTGAAATGGAACGACGCAGCCGAGACGCTGGCGTCACAATTCTGGCCCGGTCCGTTGACACTGGTGCTGCCGATCAGAGACGATACCGGAGTGTCGCCACTTGTCAGCGCAGGCCAGCCCAGCCTCGCGTTGCGGGTACCGGCGCATCCGCTGGCCCATGCCCTTCTGGCGGCATTTGACGGACCGGTCGCCGCCCCCTCTGCCAACCCTTCGGGCCGGATAAGTCCGACCACGGCCGACCATGTACAGGCCGGTCTTGCGGGGCGGATTGAGACCATCCTTGATGGTGGCCCCTGTGGCGTAGGGGTGGAAAGCACGATTTTGGGGCTAACCGGCCTGCCGACGCTGCTGCGTCCTGGCGGGCTGGCCCAGGAAGAAATCGAAGCCGCACTCGGCGTTTCGCTGGTTGCACATTCGGGCGGCATAACATCGCCGGGACAGCTTGCTTCGCATTATGCACCGGGTGCAACGGTGCGTCTGAACGCGACGGCAAAGCATTCAGGAGAAAAACTTCTCGGCTTCGGCCAGGCGCAGGACGCCGACCTCAACCTCTCGCCTTCAGGCGATCTTGTGGAAGCGGCGGCCAATCTTTTTAGCATGCTGCATACAATTGATGACGGCCAGACGCCAATCGCGGTTTCTGCGGTGCCCGAGTCCGGGCTTGGGAGAGCCATCAACGACCGTTTGCGCCGTGCCGCCGCGCCGCGCGAAGGATAG